Proteins encoded in a region of the Populus nigra chromosome 3, ddPopNigr1.1, whole genome shotgun sequence genome:
- the LOC133689729 gene encoding cytochrome b561 and DOMON domain-containing protein At5g47530 — MARTLNLVFSLAILMSLIFSSTAQSCKSYAFSSNKIFRACNDLPVLNSYLHWNYDSSSNKLQIAYRHTGITSSKWVAWAINPTSTGMAGSQALVAYQQNDGTMKAYTSPISSYQTSLQEGKLSFDVSDLSATLAKNELIMFATIELSNTSTAVNQVWQDGPLSGNAPQIHSTSGSNVQSMGTLNLLSGESSSTGGNGKVRKRNIHGVLNAVSWGILIPIGALIARYLKVFKSADPAWFYLHASCQSIAYIVGVAGWATGLKLGSESAGIQYDAHRTIGIILFCLGTLQVFALLLRPKADHKYRFYWNIYHHIVGYTVIILSIINIFKGFNILNPDEKWKNAYIGVIVALGLNAVWLEGYTWYVVVKRKSSETAGKMPHFTNGSNGANGYGGRPHQGV; from the exons ATGGCTAGAACGCTAAATCTTGTGTTCTCTCTCGCAATTCTCATGTCTCTGATTTTCTCTTCAACTGCTCAATCATGTAAGAGCTATGCTTTCTCTAGCAACAAGATCTTTAGGGCATGCAATGATCTTCCAGTCTTGAACTCATATCTTCATTGGAACTATGATTCATCATCAAACAAGCTTCAAATTGCGTATAGACACACAGGAATCACTTCCTCTAAATGGGTTGCATGGGCTATCAACCCTACTTCAACTGGCATGGCTGGTTCACAAGCCCTTGTTGCATACCAACAAAATGATGGAACTATGAAAGCTTACACATCACCTATCAGTAGTTACCAAACCTCATTGCAAGAAGGGAAACTTAGTTTTGATGTTTCAGATTTATCAGCTACCTTAGCAAAAAATGAGTTGATCATGTTTGCTACTATAGAACTTTCAAACACTAGTACCGCTGTTAACCAGGTTTGGCAAGATGGTCCACTCTCTGGTAATGCTCCTCAGATTCATTCCACTAGTGGGTCTAATGTCCAATCCATGGGGACTTTAAACCTTCTTTCTGGAGAATCTAGTTCTACAGGAGGGAATGGAAAAGTTAGAAAGAGAAAT ATTCATGGGGTGCTAAATGCTGTCAGTTGGGGTATTCTGATTCCTATTGGTGCTTTGATAGCAAGGTACTTGAAGGTATTCAAATCTGCAGATCCTGCATGGTTTTATCTCCATGCCAGTTGCCAATCCATAGCCTATATTGTTGGTGTTGCTGGGTGGGCTACTGGTCTAAAACTTGGCAGTGAATCAGCTGGCATTCAATATGATGCTCATAGAACAATTGGCATCATCCTTTTCTGCCTCGGAACCCTTCAG GTGTTTGCTTTGCTTCTAAGGCCAAAAGCTGATCACAAGTATAGATTTTACTGGAACATCTACCACCATATAGTTGGATACACTGTTATCATCCTTAGCATCATCAACATATTCAAAGGATTCAACATTTTGAACCCTGATGAGAAGTGGAAGAATGCATACATTGGTGTCATTGTTGCTTTGGGCTTAAACGCTGTCTGGCTGGAAGGTTATACATGGTATGTTGTGGTGAAAAGGAAAAGTTCAGAGACTGCTGGAAAGATGCCTCATTTCACCAATGGATCAAATGGGGCTAATGGGTATGGTGGTAGACCACACCAAGGGGTGTAA
- the LOC133689730 gene encoding inositol monophosphatase 3-like — protein sequence MAQNDSVSEFLETAVEAAKKAGEIIREGFYQTKHVEHKGQVDLVTETDKACEALIFNHLKQQYPSHKLIGEETTAAYGATELTDEPTWIVDPLDGTTNFVHGFPFVCISIGLTIGKVPTVGVVYNPIMDELFTGIHGKGAFLNGKPIKVSSQSELVKSLLATEAGTKRDKSTVDATTDKINSLLFKVRSLRMSGSCALNLCGIACGRIDLFYETGYGGPWDVAGGAVIVKEAGGLVYDPSGKDFDITSQRVAASNPLLKDAFVEVLQQSE from the exons ATGGCACAAAATG ATTCTGTTTCAGAGTTCTTGGAAACTGCTGTTGAGGCAGCAAAGAAAGCTGGAGAG ATTATCCGTGAAGGATTTTACCAGACGAAGCATGTGGAGCATAAAGGCCAG GTGGATTTAGTTACAGAGACTGACAAGGCTTGTGAAGCTCTCATTTTTAATCATCTCAAGCAACAGTATCCCTCACATAAG CTCATTGGGGAAGAAACTACTGCTGCCTATGGTGCTACAGAACTGACTGATGAACCAACTTGGATTGTTGATCCTCTTGATGGAACAACCAACTTTGTCCATGG GTTCCCCTTTGTGTGTATCTCTATTGGTCTTACGATTGGAAAAGTTCCCACAGTAGGTGTTGTTTACAACCCAATAATGGATGAG CTTTTCACAGGCATCCATGGAAAAGGTGCTTTTCTGAATGGAAAACCCATAAAAG TATCATCTCAAAGTGAGCTTGTGAAATCTCTTCTTGCAACAGAG GCTGGAACAAAACGTGACAAGTCCACTGTAGATGCCACTACTGACAAAATTAACAGCTTACTTTTCAAG GTGAGATCCCTTAGAATGAGTGGCTCCTGTGCTTTGAATCTATGCGGAATTGCGTGTGGAAggattgatttgttttatgaaaCTGGATATGGAGGCCCATG GGATGTAGCAGGTGGTGCTGTGATTGTCAAAGAAGCTGGAGGACTTGTTTATGATCC ATCTGGTAAAGATTTTGACATCACTTCTCAGAGAGTTGCAGCTTCAAACCCTCTCCTGAAGGATGCATTTGTTGAGGTTTTGCAGCAGTCGGAATGA
- the LOC133689982 gene encoding putative MO25-like protein At5g47540, translating to MKGLFKSKPRTPVDVVRQTRDLLIYVDRSSSSLSDSKREEKMAELAKNTRELKSILYGNSESEPVSEACAQLTQEFFRENTLRLLIICLPKLNLETRKDATQVVANLQRQQVNSRLIASDYLEKNTDLLDILIAGYENTDMALHYGVMLKECIRHQSVARYVLESPHVKKFFDYIQLPNFDISADAAATFKELLTRHKSTVAEFLSKNYDWFFAEFNSKLLESTNYITRRQSIKLLGDMLLDRSNAVVMTRYVSSRDNLRILMNLLRESSKSIQTEAFHVFKLFVANQNKPPDIVSILVANRSKLLRLLADFKIDKEDEQFEADKAQIVKEIAALEPRE from the exons ATGAAGGGACTTTTCAAGTCAAAGCCGAGAACTCCTGTCGATGTTGTTAGACAGACTCGCGATCTGTTAATCTATGTTGATCGGAGTTCATCTTCTTTGTCTGATTCAAAACGAGAAGAGAAG ATGGCAGAATTAGCTAAAAATACCAGGGAGTTAAAGTCAATTCTTTATGGAAATAGTGAATCTGAACCAGTGTCAGAAGCGTGTGCACAATTGACTCAGGAGTTCTTCAGAGAGAACACACTTCGGCTTTTGATCATCTGTCTTCCAAAATTGAACTTAGAG ACCCGAAAAGATGCCACTCAGGTTGTTGCAAATCTACAAAGGCAACAAGTTAATTCAAGATTGATTGCATCAGACTACTTGGAGAAAAATACAGatcttttagatattttgatagCAGG TTATGAAAACACAGACATGGCTTTGCACTATGGTGTAATGTTGAAGGAGTGCATCCGTCACCAGAGTGTTGCAAG ATATGTCCTGGAATCACCACACGTGAAGAAATTCTTTGACTATATACAACTTCCAAATTTCGACATTTCTGCAGATGCTGCTGCAACTTTCAAG GAACTCTTGACAAGACATAAATCTACAGTAGCTGAATTTCTTTCTAAAAACTATGACTGG TTCTTTGCCGAATTTAATTCGAAGCTGCTAGAGTCCACCAATTACATTACAAGACGACAATCTATCAAG CTGTTGGGAGATATGTTATTGGATCGCTCTAATGCAGTCGTGATGACGAGATACGTGAGCTCAAGGGATAACTTGAGGATTCTTATGAATCTTCTCAGG GAATCAAGTAAGAGCATCCAGACAGAAGCCTTTCATGTTTTCAAG CTTTTTGttgcaaaccaaaataaacctCCCGACATAGTTAGTATACTTGTTGCAAATAGAAGCAAGCTTCTTCGTTTGTTAGCTGATTTCAAGATAGATAAAG aggATGAACAATTTGAGGCAGACAAAGCTCAAATTGTGAAAGAAATAGCTGCCCTTGAGCCTAGAGAGTAG
- the LOC133689045 gene encoding cysteine proteinase inhibitor 5, with translation MKRQILTLSLLFIAVTVVVVDAALLGGWSPIKDLKDKHVVEIAEFAVAEHNKEAKSNLMLESIVKGESQVVSGTNYRLVLAVKGRANAKYQAVVYEKPWENLKRLTSFQPFKG, from the coding sequence ATGAAACGACAAATACTAACCCTCTCCCTCCTCTTCATCGCTGTAACCGTCGTGGTGGTTGACGCGGCGCTCCTCGGCGGATGGAGTCCGATAAAGGACTTGAAAGACAAGCACGTGGTAGAGATCGCGGAGTTCGCCGTAGCAGAGCATAACAAGGAAGCCAAATCAAATTTGATGCTTGAGAGTATCGTTAAAGGCGAATCGCAGGTGGTATCGGGTACGAACTATCGGCTCGTTTTGGCAGTGAAAGGAAGGGCTAATGCCAAGTACCAGGCTGTTGTGTATGAGAAACCTTGGGAGAATTTGAAGAGACTGACGTCGTTTCAACCTTTTAAAGGTTGA